Proteins co-encoded in one Flavobacterium sp. M31R6 genomic window:
- a CDS encoding efflux RND transporter permease subunit: MNNFFVRHKNGLSSIIFLIILGGFFAYSKMQTSLFPEITFPKIKIIADAGQQPIDKMMITVTKPLETAIKKVQDLKTVRSTTSRGSCEISAFMDWNADIDLSKTRIEEQISQIQNNLPPDTQITVEKMNPSILPVIGYAIEGKGMSPIELKKIANFTIKPFLSQIDGVSEIRIIGGKEKEYWLSLDFEKMRALGISPNSISQILSQTNFIKSNGYLSDYRYLYLTITDAQVDKKEELENLVILNNGKGIITLKDISTVEIKEAKEYIKVNANGKESILVAVIKQPNTNLITLTTDMNTKLESLKKILPNGIKIKPFYEQATFVNDAVKSVTDSLLLGLLLAIIVAVLFLKSVKASATILIVIPVTLGLTLIVLYLTGNSFNIMTLGAIAAALGLIIDDAIVVVEQIHRTHEEHPEEPTVNLLQKAIHYLFPAMVGSSISTIVIFIPFVLMSGVAGSYFKVLTDTMIITLICSFFVTWLLLPVVYLLLTKNENSANGIQKKIQSHEVKTQNWVAYFISKPIISIAFCIVLVLSIFIILPNLETGFLPEMDEGSIILDYESPPGTSLEETDRMLNEVEKIIIKIPEVEAYSRRTGTQMGFFITEPNRGDYLIQLKKNRSKSSNDVIDEIRAKVEATQPALRIDFGQVIGDMLGDLMSSVSPIEVKIYGSNQTELQRIAKEVSGIVENVKGTADVFNGIVLAGPEITIQPNYAQLAQYGITPTDLQFQMQTALEGNVVGSLLENEKQTSIRLIYANGQKRSLEDIKQLKIFLPNGQAIPISSLVTISVQKGIAEIERENLQMMNVVTGRLDNRDLGSVMQEIQTKVTDKIHLPSGYYIEYGGAYKDQQQSFEELLMILIASSLLVFGVILFLFRDFRIAFVILLISVLGIAGSYILLFITETPLNVGSYTGIIMIVGIIAENAIFTFLQFRETFKLTRNVNESIVYSISTRLRPKLMTALGAIIALLPLAIGIGTGSELHQPLAIAVIGGFIIAMPLLLIVLPSLLAQVYKNEKHFKHFM; the protein is encoded by the coding sequence ATGAACAACTTTTTTGTAAGACACAAAAACGGATTAAGCTCAATTATTTTCCTGATTATTTTAGGGGGCTTTTTTGCCTATTCTAAAATGCAAACTAGTTTGTTTCCAGAAATTACTTTTCCCAAAATAAAAATCATCGCCGATGCAGGACAGCAACCCATAGACAAAATGATGATTACGGTTACTAAACCGCTAGAAACCGCTATCAAAAAAGTACAAGATTTAAAGACCGTTCGCAGTACCACCAGTCGCGGAAGTTGTGAAATTTCGGCTTTTATGGATTGGAATGCAGATATAGATTTGAGTAAAACCCGTATTGAAGAGCAAATTAGCCAAATCCAAAATAACCTTCCGCCAGATACTCAAATAACGGTGGAAAAAATGAATCCGTCTATCCTTCCCGTAATTGGTTACGCGATTGAAGGCAAAGGAATGTCTCCCATTGAGTTAAAGAAGATTGCCAATTTCACTATCAAACCCTTTCTTTCCCAAATCGATGGTGTTTCTGAAATTAGAATCATCGGTGGAAAAGAAAAAGAGTATTGGCTGTCGTTGGATTTTGAAAAAATGAGGGCTTTAGGCATTTCGCCAAATAGTATTTCACAAATTTTAAGCCAAACCAATTTTATTAAATCCAATGGTTATCTATCGGATTATCGGTATTTGTATTTAACCATCACCGATGCACAAGTAGATAAAAAAGAAGAATTAGAAAACCTTGTAATTCTTAATAATGGCAAAGGAATTATTACGCTGAAAGATATTTCTACAGTTGAAATCAAAGAAGCCAAAGAATACATAAAGGTTAATGCCAATGGAAAAGAAAGCATTTTGGTTGCCGTAATCAAACAACCCAATACTAATTTGATTACGCTTACTACTGATATGAATACAAAGTTAGAATCTTTAAAAAAGATTCTGCCAAACGGGATCAAAATCAAACCTTTTTATGAACAGGCTACTTTTGTAAATGATGCGGTCAAAAGTGTAACCGATAGTTTGTTATTAGGCTTGTTGTTGGCTATCATTGTAGCAGTTTTGTTTTTGAAATCGGTTAAGGCCAGTGCTACCATTTTAATCGTGATACCCGTAACTTTAGGCTTAACCTTAATTGTATTATACCTCACCGGAAATAGTTTTAATATTATGACTTTGGGAGCCATTGCGGCTGCTTTGGGATTAATAATAGACGATGCGATTGTGGTTGTTGAGCAAATTCACAGAACACACGAAGAACACCCTGAGGAGCCTACTGTGAATCTTTTGCAAAAAGCTATTCACTACTTATTCCCAGCAATGGTCGGTTCATCGATTAGTACTATTGTAATTTTTATCCCTTTTGTATTAATGAGTGGTGTTGCGGGTTCCTATTTTAAAGTACTGACCGATACAATGATCATCACCTTGATTTGTTCTTTTTTTGTTACTTGGTTATTGCTTCCGGTGGTTTATTTGTTGCTTACAAAAAATGAAAATTCAGCCAACGGAATTCAAAAAAAAATCCAGAGTCACGAGGTTAAAACACAAAATTGGGTAGCTTATTTTATTTCAAAACCCATTATCAGCATTGCTTTTTGTATAGTTTTGGTTCTTTCCATTTTTATTATTTTGCCAAACTTGGAGACTGGCTTTTTACCAGAAATGGATGAAGGAAGTATCATTTTGGATTACGAAAGTCCTCCAGGAACTTCGCTCGAAGAAACGGACAGAATGCTAAATGAAGTGGAGAAAATTATTATAAAAATACCTGAAGTTGAAGCCTACAGTCGTAGAACGGGAACGCAAATGGGTTTTTTTATCACTGAGCCCAATCGTGGCGATTATTTGATTCAATTAAAGAAAAACAGAAGCAAAAGCAGTAATGACGTAATTGACGAAATTAGAGCCAAAGTTGAGGCGACACAGCCGGCGTTGCGTATTGATTTTGGTCAGGTTATTGGAGATATGTTAGGCGATTTAATGAGTTCTGTTTCTCCAATTGAAGTCAAAATATATGGAAGCAATCAAACTGAATTACAAAGAATTGCCAAAGAAGTTAGTGGAATTGTTGAAAATGTAAAAGGAACCGCAGACGTATTTAATGGCATTGTTTTGGCAGGGCCAGAAATAACGATTCAGCCCAATTATGCGCAATTGGCACAATATGGAATCACCCCAACTGACTTGCAATTTCAAATGCAAACTGCTTTAGAGGGAAATGTGGTAGGGAGTTTATTAGAAAATGAAAAGCAAACGTCTATTCGATTGATTTATGCCAATGGACAAAAGCGCAGTTTGGAAGATATTAAACAACTCAAGATATTCCTACCCAACGGACAAGCTATTCCAATTTCAAGTTTAGTTACAATTTCGGTACAAAAAGGAATTGCCGAAATTGAACGCGAAAATCTTCAAATGATGAATGTAGTTACCGGACGATTGGACAATCGGGATTTGGGAAGCGTAATGCAAGAAATTCAAACGAAAGTTACTGATAAAATTCATTTGCCAAGCGGCTATTATATTGAATATGGGGGAGCCTACAAGGATCAACAGCAATCATTTGAGGAATTATTGATGATTTTGATTGCATCTTCATTATTGGTTTTTGGAGTTATTTTGTTTCTTTTTAGAGATTTCAGAATTGCATTTGTCATACTTTTAATTTCCGTTTTAGGTATTGCGGGAAGTTATATTTTGCTTTTTATAACAGAGACGCCTTTAAATGTTGGCAGTTACACGGGAATCATTATGATAGTGGGTATTATTGCAGAAAATGCGATTTTCACTTTTCTTCAATTTCGAGAAACTTTCAAATTGACCCGAAACGTAAACGAATCCATAGTCTATTCTATTTCAACACGATTACGGCCAAAATTAATGACAGCTTTAGGAGCTATAATTGCACTTTTGCCTTTGGCTATCGGAATTGGAACGGGTTCAGAATTACACCAACCTTTAGCGATAGCAGTTATTGGCGGATTTATTATTGCAATGCCTTTGCTGTTGATTGTTTTACCAAGCTTGTTGGCTCAAGTATATAAAAACGAAAAACATTTTAAGCATTTTATGTAG
- a CDS encoding phosphatase PAP2 family protein — protein MRIKASLLAMVLLSFTITVKAQNDTINIKSKQKNSFLKMSIVPIALIAGGSLISSSNFEKSFQEGVRNAVGDDFSTTADNYTRYVPIVELYAADVIGVKAKNHWFDQTKNLTLSIVITDFITFKLKTHIYKIRPNGSPDGQSFPSAHTSSAFTNATVLFEEFKDTSPLLAYSGYGFATTTGALRIMNDAHWLSDVLVGAGIGILVSKVVYYFDPIIKWNPFEKTKNVTLIPEIDNHQYGFYMCLKI, from the coding sequence ATGCGAATAAAAGCATCTCTTTTAGCAATGGTATTATTATCCTTTACAATAACTGTTAAAGCGCAAAACGATACTATCAATATAAAATCAAAGCAAAAAAACAGTTTTCTGAAAATGAGTATTGTGCCGATTGCCCTGATTGCTGGTGGAAGTTTGATAAGTAGTAGTAACTTCGAGAAGTCTTTTCAAGAAGGTGTCAGAAATGCTGTTGGGGATGATTTTAGCACAACGGCAGACAATTACACTCGGTATGTGCCAATAGTAGAACTTTACGCTGCTGATGTAATAGGAGTAAAAGCAAAAAATCATTGGTTTGACCAAACTAAAAATTTGACTTTATCAATAGTTATTACTGATTTTATTACATTCAAATTAAAAACTCATATTTATAAAATTCGGCCAAATGGTTCTCCAGATGGTCAGTCTTTTCCCTCTGCACATACTTCTTCGGCTTTTACCAATGCTACTGTTTTGTTTGAAGAATTCAAAGACACTAGCCCTTTGTTAGCTTATAGTGGTTATGGTTTTGCAACGACTACAGGTGCTTTGAGGATAATGAATGATGCGCATTGGCTATCGGATGTTTTGGTGGGTGCAGGAATTGGTATTTTAGTATCAAAAGTGGTTTATTATTTTGACCCAATCATTAAATGGAACCCTTTTGAAAAAACAAAAAATGTTACCCTTATTCCTGAAATTGATAATCATCAATATGGATTTTATATGTGTTTAAAAATTTGA
- a CDS encoding MFS transporter, translating into MKIIRHISRTVWILSLISLFTDTASEMLYPIMPIYLKTIGFSIVLIGALEGFAEALAGLSKGYFGKLSDNSGKRVPFVQLGYALSSISKPMMAIFSFPIWIFFSRAMDRFGKGIRTGARDAILSDEATTETKGKIFGFHRSMDTFGAVLGPSLALLYLYFYPQQYKTLFYIAFVPGLLAIAASFFLKDKNKKSLPEVKATSFFSFLKYWKTSPLQYRKIVVGLLAFAIFNSSDVFLLLKAKQAGLNDTSVIGVYIFYNLVYALCAFPLGFYADKIGLKKMFVFGLLLFSIVYFGMALSTNIYIIASLFLIYGIYAAATEGISKAWISNVSDKKDTATAIGTYSAFQSICAMIASSLAGFIWYEFDANTTFLVTAIATVFVIAYFLFFIEYKKRII; encoded by the coding sequence ATGAAAATAATCAGGCATATTTCTAGAACGGTTTGGATACTCTCTTTAATCAGTTTGTTTACTGATACTGCTAGTGAAATGTTATACCCCATAATGCCTATTTATTTAAAAACAATAGGGTTTTCAATTGTTTTAATAGGGGCTTTAGAAGGTTTTGCAGAAGCTTTGGCAGGTTTAAGTAAAGGTTATTTTGGGAAATTATCGGATAATTCAGGGAAACGCGTTCCTTTTGTACAACTGGGATATGCACTAAGTTCGATTTCAAAACCAATGATGGCTATTTTTTCATTTCCAATATGGATTTTCTTCTCGCGGGCAATGGATCGATTCGGAAAAGGGATTCGTACTGGTGCGAGAGATGCGATTCTATCTGACGAAGCAACTACCGAAACTAAGGGGAAGATATTTGGATTTCATCGCTCTATGGATACTTTTGGTGCGGTTTTGGGACCATCTTTGGCATTATTGTATCTTTATTTTTATCCACAGCAATACAAAACACTTTTTTATATTGCTTTTGTTCCTGGTTTATTAGCAATAGCGGCTTCTTTTTTTTTGAAAGATAAAAACAAAAAGAGTTTACCAGAAGTAAAGGCAACGTCTTTTTTTTCATTTCTAAAGTACTGGAAAACGAGTCCGTTGCAATATCGTAAAATTGTGGTTGGGCTTTTGGCTTTCGCGATATTTAATAGTTCGGATGTTTTTTTATTGCTAAAGGCCAAGCAAGCGGGTTTAAATGATACGTCGGTTATAGGAGTTTACATTTTCTATAATTTAGTCTATGCTCTTTGCGCTTTTCCATTAGGTTTTTACGCTGATAAAATAGGGCTCAAGAAAATGTTTGTTTTTGGACTTTTGTTATTTTCGATAGTATATTTCGGAATGGCGCTTAGTACCAATATTTACATTATTGCTTCATTGTTTTTAATTTATGGAATATACGCGGCGGCAACCGAAGGTATTTCAAAAGCCTGGATTAGTAACGTTTCCGATAAAAAAGATACAGCAACAGCAATTGGAACATATTCAGCGTTTCAAAGTATTTGCGCTATGATTGCCAGTTCGTTGGCGGGATTTATTTGGTATGAATTTGATGCAAATACAACCTTTTTGGTTACAGCTATAGCAACAGTATTCGTTATTGCTTATTTCTTGTTTTTTATCGAATACAAAAAAAGAATTATATAA
- a CDS encoding heavy metal translocating P-type ATPase, with product MKQMEKQDINGKESRCTIKEKGSTKNNNSNSSCCSTDSGSENHSEDNGHNHDHDHDHSHGDGSYFQMFFPSVISFCLLLIGIVFDNYFPQTWFTYWVRIGWYIVAYIPVGFPVLKETFESIKKGQFFSEFSLMVIATIGAFAIGQFPEGVAVMLFYGIGENLQGLAVKRAKSNIKLLLDQRPDFATVLEGDKTISIKASEIGIGAIIQLKPGEKLALDGKLLSKSATFNTAALTGESKPASKRKNDIVFAGMINLNTVVEIEVTTAYTDSKLSKILEMVQEATAKKAPTELFIRKFANLYTPIVVYLALAICLVPMFFVAHYVFSDWLYRALVFLVISCPCALVISIPLGYFGGIGAASKNGILFKGSNFLDIMAAIQVVVLDKTGTLTKGIFIVQKVVAVGISEDDLVQYTAALESKSTHPAGTAIVEYVKVLDKNLKVTEVEEIIGHGLKGKINDTEIIVGNVNLMKKFNINYDLELDNSAFTIIVVAINKVYSGYFLIADEIKEDAKATIESLHKINVKTIMLSGDKQAVVDAVAKELNIELAFGDLLPENKAEHVEALKSQNLKVAFVGDGVNDAPVIALADAGIAMGGLGSDATIETANIVIQNDQPSKIYTAINIGKQTKKIVWQNITMAFVVKVIVLVLGAGGLATMWEAVFADVGVALLAILNAVRIQRMKFKS from the coding sequence ATGAAGCAAATGGAAAAACAAGATATAAACGGCAAAGAGTCGCGTTGTACCATTAAAGAAAAAGGAAGCACAAAAAATAACAATTCAAATTCAAGCTGTTGTTCGACTGATAGTGGATCGGAAAATCATAGTGAAGATAATGGTCACAATCACGATCACGATCATGATCATTCACACGGAGATGGGAGCTATTTTCAAATGTTCTTTCCATCTGTAATTTCTTTTTGCTTATTGCTGATTGGAATTGTTTTCGATAATTATTTTCCTCAAACTTGGTTCACATATTGGGTTCGAATAGGCTGGTATATTGTTGCTTATATTCCAGTTGGATTTCCCGTTTTAAAAGAAACTTTCGAAAGTATTAAAAAAGGGCAATTTTTTTCAGAATTTTCATTAATGGTAATTGCAACTATAGGCGCATTTGCCATCGGACAATTTCCCGAAGGAGTTGCCGTAATGTTATTTTACGGTATTGGTGAGAATTTGCAAGGACTAGCAGTGAAAAGGGCTAAGTCCAATATCAAATTATTATTAGATCAAAGACCTGACTTTGCAACTGTTTTAGAAGGGGATAAAACTATTTCAATCAAAGCATCCGAAATAGGTATTGGTGCAATTATTCAATTAAAACCAGGAGAAAAATTAGCTTTAGATGGAAAATTACTTTCTAAAAGTGCTACTTTCAATACTGCAGCTTTAACTGGTGAAAGTAAGCCTGCTAGTAAGAGAAAAAATGATATTGTTTTCGCTGGTATGATTAACTTGAACACCGTTGTTGAAATTGAAGTCACGACTGCTTATACCGACAGTAAACTCTCTAAAATCTTGGAAATGGTGCAAGAGGCAACTGCCAAAAAAGCACCAACCGAATTGTTTATTAGAAAGTTCGCTAACCTATATACACCAATCGTAGTTTATTTGGCACTAGCAATTTGTTTGGTACCTATGTTTTTTGTTGCCCATTATGTGTTCAGTGATTGGCTGTATCGAGCTTTGGTTTTCTTGGTAATTTCTTGTCCTTGTGCTTTGGTGATTTCTATTCCGCTAGGGTATTTTGGAGGAATTGGAGCCGCGAGCAAAAATGGAATTCTATTCAAAGGGTCCAATTTTCTGGATATAATGGCAGCCATTCAAGTAGTTGTTTTGGATAAAACAGGAACGTTGACCAAAGGCATATTTATAGTTCAAAAAGTGGTGGCTGTAGGTATTTCAGAAGATGATTTGGTTCAATATACCGCCGCATTAGAATCAAAATCTACACATCCTGCAGGAACAGCAATTGTAGAATATGTAAAAGTACTAGATAAAAATTTAAAAGTTACTGAAGTTGAGGAAATTATTGGACACGGATTGAAAGGAAAAATAAATGATACCGAAATAATAGTTGGAAATGTAAATTTAATGAAGAAGTTCAATATCAATTATGATTTGGAACTGGATAATTCAGCTTTTACTATTATAGTTGTTGCGATTAATAAGGTTTATTCCGGTTACTTTTTGATTGCAGATGAGATTAAGGAAGATGCGAAAGCTACCATTGAAAGTTTGCATAAAATAAATGTCAAAACTATTATGCTTTCTGGTGATAAGCAAGCTGTTGTTGATGCTGTTGCAAAAGAACTGAATATCGAATTGGCTTTTGGAGATTTATTGCCAGAAAATAAGGCTGAACATGTAGAAGCATTAAAATCACAAAATTTAAAAGTGGCTTTTGTTGGTGATGGCGTAAATGATGCGCCCGTGATTGCACTTGCCGATGCCGGAATTGCAATGGGGGGTTTAGGAAGTGATGCTACCATTGAAACTGCCAATATTGTTATTCAAAACGACCAGCCTTCAAAAATTTATACCGCAATAAACATTGGAAAACAAACCAAAAAAATAGTTTGGCAAAATATAACAATGGCTTTTGTAGTGAAAGTCATTGTTTTAGTACTAGGAGCAGGAGGATTGGCTACAATGTGGGAGGCAGTTTTTGCGGATGTAGGAGTGGCGCTATTGGCCATTCTGAATGCGGTTCGGATTCAGAGAATGAAGTTTAAAAGTTAA